From the genome of Spodoptera frugiperda isolate SF20-4 chromosome 7, AGI-APGP_CSIRO_Sfru_2.0, whole genome shotgun sequence:
ATAACCTAGCTGGTACCGGTATCCACCGATTTacttttatgtaattatcatcatctattttattagtagtctgcaagaaaataaatagGTCTGATTGCAAATTGTCGTTAGACGTTGTGGATGTCACGAAGGGTCAAAAGTAACCGTTAGTTGTTAGATAACATTACTATTTGATCCAATAAAACAAAGATCGAGAATCATCTATCTCAGTTACCTATAATTCTAAATAGTTTAACATCAGTTATCTAAATAGTAGTTACAATTAAACTGTATGTTTAATTAGTGTTTTCTATGTATGAGTGAGCAAATAGTATATCTACCAAACAATGAGCAAATACTTAGATAGGTATTGCTAAGTCAGACCAAGAATTTCGTCagagattattattattattatttatttatttatataaaagaattACAGCATTATATTTATGACAATTTCCCACAAAACCGGTTTAGCGGTTTGACTGTGGGTGTTGCGCCGCATTGTTATACAAAGTTATTGTTATCTACTATttattctatataatatatattctatataattctatataagtatttatttataattattatataagtatttaattagaattattatatttaattctatataattctatataagtacctatttatttattattctatataagtattttaaacagGTATTTTTTcaacttacttttaaaaattcttttattattttcctgtcGAATGTCTGCTGGTAAACTATTAAGCACGTAAGGTATCCGTTTCTTTAGAGTTCTATCGCCGAAGTAATTATTGACTCTTGGAACATTAAATTTACCGGCAGCCACCGACCGTGTACTGTGGTTATTTGTCACAATAGATAAGTCATGCTCCTTCCTGCCGTGCTGGTTTAATTAGATTGACATTGTTCTAATAACTCGAACTATGTCAAGTAGTGGGTAAGTTAAGTTGGAATATTAACCCGTAGTATGCTGGTCTGCGCCAGATACAATGTGTTTCCTATTGTGTCTCATTTACCCGCAGACGAAAGGTAAGGTCATTcctaaacgaacagacggatcacctgatggttagcaatcgccgctgcccgcttgaaacaccagcggCGTTAATGCCTAATTCATAAATACCTGTTCTATTTCCCTATCATTCTCGGTTTGTatcttttggtttttttttcatggaaaCTTTTTGCAAATAATAATGAACACGATTATCCGATTTGGTGCAGCCATTCGGGAGTTATCTGCCTAATGGAAATTCAATTCTATTTACACTAAAATAGCAGCACACGATTTGACACAATCAGATGTGATTCCTCCCTTCTTGGTGGAGTCTTAGCGAGATATTtagtgataatgataaatgccttaataaattatattatcaacaaTAATGccacacataattttattatctaaagTGCTATTATACACATTGCTCAAATAAAGTTACTAGGCagtttgattactttaaatatagtTATTGCACACATCCGCGACTGAGAGCATATTATTTGGTGCAGTTGCGTGTCGTGGGTTAAAtccaatattaatattgattttctaGTATTGCATACATTCTTAGGTTATAATAACTGCTTTCCAGCAATCGGACCTGATGGTTCGATTGCCGATATGGTGCTGATATACCatagggttaccggggctccaactcggaactggaataggaacggggtggcttttagtcagtaaaagtctcaAGAACTTAAGCTTACTTGCCACCTCAGTATAAAAAAGATtaatgtattaatatatgttccaaaaaacaaaacacgtgAGCCGGTAATGTTTATACACTTTGTTTACGACCCAATAATATTATGGAGTACGGATTAAATTTTCGAAGACTTATTGATAGGGAACTAACGTACCGACCACCgaatcataaataaacatacgaaGCCTATCAAAGAAACGTGTTGCCGGAACATTTATAATTCTGCCACGATACTGTAAATTTATTGCAACAATATAGAGATAATATCATTTACAACTGATAGTGATGTCTGGATCACGTTTACCGTTTTGAATGCAAAAGGAAGAACAAGGACTTTAGGATTAAATATTTGGATTAAATTCCTATTCTTCCTTTCTTGCCTTTATCCAAACTTACTTTAGTTCggaataatacattttatttatggaataggggacaaacgaacagacgggtcacctgacggtaagcgattagcgccgcccatggacacccgcaacaccggaGACTACCGCAACTTCTATAATCCTTATTTCTATACCCTTCTCTGGGTATTGTATTTTAACTGTAGTTGCCGAATAATCAGTAGCTGCCATAAACGTATTTATGCTTCAGACAGGAAAACAGCAATCCTGTGgactaacaataaattattatatcgtTTTATCGTCTTGTCAGATAAAGTTTTAGTATAAAATGTCGCGAAATGGAAAAGAAATTCAATAGATACTTTGTATCTCGCAGCTATAACAAGCAGCATATAAGTAAGTAAATCACTTTTTTTATTCTTCTGTATTCTTCTGTCTTCTGAATTATATCTCTACCATGGTGTCTTCTGGTCATGTCACCcagtttttgttataattgtaGCACATTTGAACTTATTTATTATCACACATaaccaaaaaatttaaaaccatgcgttataaaatataatgaatgatATTTGTCGAACTGCCTTTCAAATTTCGAAGAGAGTGTGCAAAGACTTAATGGTATatccataatttatttttccagaAATGAAATTCTTGCTGTCTTTCGCTGCCGTCATCGCCGTGGCCGCCGCTGGCCTGGTGCCCGTTGGACCCGCCGGCCCTGCGCCCGCTCCTGAGGCCCCTGAGGTCTTCGAGCCTGTCGCTATCGGACCCGCTGTCATTGACTCTTTCGAGCCCATCGCTATCGGACCCGCTATCATCGACTCCTTCGAGCCCATCGCCATCGGACCCGCTATTGTTCCATCTCCCGAGCCCGTCGCCATCGGACCCGCCATCATTGAGAGCCCAGAGCCCGTTGCTGTCGGACCCGCATGGATTGACTTCCCCCTTCCCGACGGTGGTGCTGCCGTTGCCCCCGTTGAGCCCTCTCCCGTGGCTGTTATCCCCGGTCCCGTGTCCACTGAGGTTGCTTCAGGCACTCCCCTCGTTCAGATCATCCTGAACATCAACAAGGCTTCTGCTGACGTTAGCCCCGTTGCTGTTGGCCCCGCTGTCGAGCCCACACCCGTGCACGTTGTGGACTCTGCCCCTGAGCCCGTCCACGTTGTGGAGGTCGCCCCTGAGCCCATCCAGGTCGTCGAGACCGCCCCCGAACCCGTCCAGGTCGTCGAAACCGCCCCTGTTCCCGCTGAGCCCGTCATCATCGGAGTCCCCATCCTCCCCGAAGCCGTCGTCGCTCTTCCCGAAGCCCTCAACTAAACGCCTACCACCCCGGCGAGCCACTGCGCATGACAATGTAACATCTAAAATTGTTTGAACTGTTTACTTGGACTTTCTACCAACATCTTGAAACGCTTGTATGTCCAATATTGAGATACATTAAAAGAcctaaaatgtatattttgttttctttgattaTGTTAAATTGTCAccgaaatacaatattataattgaaaagAGTCAGTCAGTAGGAAAATGTGGGTAAAAGGGTTTGAATGTAAAAACAAGTCTGTAGGACACGGGGcacataaatgatatttttatacagtGTGCATActtacaactaaaaataataagcacTTTTGTCAGGAGAAAAGTAGAAAATACAAATCTCAAGCTTAGGTCAAGATATCTTTGAATAAGTGACTAGGAACATCACTATTGACACAGAGGAGTGCGGTTTCTTGGTCGATTGTTTGTAACGATCACGATTACAATCGTAACTTATCGTAGATTTTCGAAGTAATAACAATTAAGGACCGAAACCTGCattggtcccattgtcaccaagtcaGGATTTAATAATGGGATCCCAGGGAAACTAACGGGAATCTTCAAAAAGTGTAAGCACGAGTAGTATTTGTTATTGTATCATGAAATTTGTTAAAGCACTACAGTTTAATGAAGTTCTGGAGTCGATCTGATAATGGAGCACTTCCACGTTTTACTGATATTGAGTCTGGGCTTGATTACTCTGTATGTGGTGTGGTGGATGAATGAGAACTTTACGCCTATATTATAAGCGTTTATAGTAGCTGACTTGTGTTTTGGatagtttataattttacacaTAGAGTGGAACTGACGGCATCGTAGCAGGATACTTAAGGGAACCCCTCAATAGCTTAAAAGACGTATCTAATGAGAACGCTTCGGCATCTTTTATGATTAGATAAGGCCTAGGTATTAAAATGTTCATTAAGATGGTGGaaaatatcatcatcaacaacctaaagtggccactgctgaccagagGCCTATTCTCGTACGGAGAtagtttaagcattaatcaccacgcttgcgcAATGCAGGTTGGTAATTTCAGGTTGCCCAGGTTCTCGCacgacaaacggtgaaggaaaacatcgtcagGAAACCTaagggcttataatttctaattgtaaatttgaaatcgccaacccgcattaagcaagcgtggtgattaatgctcaaaccttctccgtgcgtaaagaggcctttggttagtaGTGGCCACtcataggctgatgatgtgtgcTCGTTTgccaattccataaaaatggGTTTTGATTGTTTTATGACAATTAAGTTGAAGACAGGACAGACTATATTTTATGACACCCGATTTATTGATAACATAGTTTCTGTGGTTTCTTTAGCAACGTTTGGCTATATGTTACTTATCTTTTACGTATCATAGAGTcttgcttttaattttttgatagGAAAAACACATACAGCACCATTTACTTCAATATtgttggtaaaatattttttttagctgATTCTTTCGCTACCTTGTACACATCATCGTCAACCTGTTTCCGTCCAATGCTAGACAAAGACCTGAAGAAGCTTgtcactgagctcgatcttcagctctttgCATCCAAACACTGTCATCCTTTTTACGGTTATCGATACTTCACCTAGCTGGTTACAGGCTACAGTATACGCTATATTTGCCTAGACGCAATTTTCATTCCAGACTTTGGAACATTTTTATCCATCTGTTTCAACTTTGACAACACCTTTATCTAATAAATACCACGGTTAAACCTCGAATTAAATTTAAGAACTGAGAAGAgcaattgatttaaaaatcagATTTATCGGTGAATGATAAAATGTAAGAGTGAGAGATAAAATAGTAACAACAATAGTAGTCCTAAACCTAACAAGAATGATATGAAGTAGTAATTGATCAGGAAAAGCCCTACCCCTGATctagatgaaaaataaaatctaaccaTTCATGGTTCCACTATAATGCAGAATGGGATGCAGGTAATTGCAAACTGCTAACGACAGAAGATTGTTTATGTATAGCAGAATAGATCTTCAAGACAGATGTTTTTGTAACGAGAGCTGGTAAAATGGCGTTGGCAACAAGATACAGAGAAATCGTAAAATTGATAGAGTGTGTAACCGTGTGTGTAGCTATAAATCTCTTGAAAATTACTTCATGGTTAATGGataatattttcatgaaatGATGATTGTATATGTAGAAAGTAATTTTTTCTCGCAGAAGTTTATTTAAGGGTTTGCGGCGGGATCATAACAACCTCTTGTACgttttttaaatcatataaaCAAAGTTGGTGGTAAAAATgatgttcagttttatttattttaggcaGTATATACAAATTTGGATTTTCTTCATCTTGCAGTAGAAACGAATGGTTCTATCGTTACGTTTCTTGGATAtggtaatattatttagtagGCATTATAATTTAGTTGAGAGCTTCGGGAAGAGCGACGACGGCTTCGGGGAGGATGGGGACTCCGATGACGACGGGCTCAGCGGGAACAGGGGCGGTTTCGACGACCTGGACGGGCTCGGGGGCGGTCTCGACAACCTGGACGGGCTCAGGGGCGACCTCCACAACGTGGACGGGCTCAGGGGCAGACTCCACAACGTGGACGGGGGTGGGCACGATAGCGGGGCCAACAGCGACGGGGCTAACGTCAGCAGAAGCCTTGTTGATGTTCAGGATGATCTGAACCAGGGGAGTACCGGTGGCGATCTCAGCGGGAGCGGGAGCGACTACAGCGGGGCCAGGGACAACGGGCTCTTCAGCGACAACACCACCGTCGGGGAGGGGGTAGTCAATGATGGCGGGTCCAACAGAGATGGGGTGAGAGTCAGCGTCGATGACGGCGGGTCCAATAGCGATGGGCTCGAAATGGTCGATCACGGCAGGTCCGATGGCGATGGGCTCGAAATGGTCGATCACGGCAGGTCCGATGGCGATGGGCTCGAAATGGTCGATCACGGCAGGTCCGATGGCGATGGGCTCGAAGGAGTCAATGACAGCGGGTCCGATAGCGATGGGCTCGAAGGTTTCAGGGGCTTCAGGGGCGGGGACTGGGCCGGCAGGTCCAACGGGGACAAGCTCGGGGGCAGGCGCAGGGCCGGCGGGTCCAACGGGCACCAGGCCAGCGGTGGCCACGGCGACGACGGCAGCGAAAGACAGCAGGAATTTCATTTCTGGGAAAagaattgtttaaaattagtaaaaaaattcaGGTCttgaaataaagaattaatttataaataattgtgaaataaaTTGATACTCACTTATGTTTACTTGTAGAATACAAATTATGCTCGTCAATTACAATTCACGTTAATATATAGGAAAGCGTTATCGAATCAAACggtaaaacttttgttttattgctaaTCTTAGAAGATAACGTTTTCGCGTTGATAACTTTGTGATAAGTGTTTATACGGAAGTTTTATGTTTTAAGCTATTTTATGACAGGTAGGTACGATATCGGATCATGACTCCGAGAAACTACGTTCTTAAAATTAGTCATAACTCGtgatataggtacatatgttaTGAATGTATCAATATTAATTATCCTACctacctatggagtttcttgctcgttcttctccataggaatctacactttggaacgagcaattAGCTTTACTagagacagacattttgttttttctatattgtaactagcaaacccggcgcaCTCCGTTTGCTAGttatattgttttgaaatttttcctgaattttcgaTGCTATAAACTtcatggagcccgagacctttccaaccaATGCAAAACCTTGGAAATCGATTCGTGCGTTTTGGAGTTAtaacgtcaggaaggaaaacccgacttattttcatattataagcTTTGAccttcaaaagtgccttcccagtctattggaaataaataattttggctcTGACTTTATCTTagtataagttttattattatattgatctGATTGTCGTGCAATTTGGTATGTAAAGTGATGCATAGCTTCGAAGGGTTGGCCTGGTGTGAAAGACAGGTTTCACCCAAAACAGACACCAAGCTCAAGTTTATTGTATCCTAATTTTTTGCTGTACATTGTTAATGCATaagagaaataaatgaatattattgtttattgtttatatgtattactAGTAATAGTGCGTTCCAGtgcattattaaataacaaatcttTCAATGTTTATCTCAGGGAAGCGACTAACTTACTGAGGTCTCGAATATGCCTCCTCTAGCCAAATGCTCTTTAGCGCTTGTTTACAAAGagttgaaaactaaattatatgggATGAACGTGAATTTCAACACAATACGTATCAGTGTCATCCCCATACATTGAGGTTAAGACAAGCGCTAAAGTAAagttaagtgtggaagagcccggcttcagcacgaatgggcctcacagaaaatcgacgtgaaaggacgcttgtgttgtgtttcgctgtgtgagtggAGTTACCGGAGGCTAAAATTActcccattcccaatcttccccatccccgattccccatcaacccttaaattcctaacccctaaaatgtCGACAACGCTTTCCCTCAGTTATATTGTACATAAagcattatcatcatcatcatcatcatgagaTTAGTCTCTGTAACTAATATTGATAAGtgaaacaatagggatgatgacggggtatgaaaattaaaaccgcatcaaacgcaagataatcgcgcacaaacatacagttcaaactgaaaacctccttttttatttaaattaactccCCCCCCCTCTcttgctcctgcttttcgagccgcagcctcggtaacccgctagggaGTCCTCAACTCCAGGTCGGGGTGATGGTTTAACTTTGCATCTAAGTCCGATGTAATACGGATCTGACAGTCTCCTATGTTCATTCCAACTAAGAGAACTCTTTGAAGATTGTTCATCTTGCGGTAAAAAAGGAGTCCAGTTTAATTGGTCCAATTATACAATACTAAATGACCTTTAAAACCtactctgaaaaaaaaattaaggtacTTTAATGAAATGAAGTTATCGATAAGTATCCGTGATTTATATCCAGTTTTTACAACTTGTTATTAAGATAAAACTCCATTATTCTGTCCGAATCACAtagaaaaaccaaataataaataacacaggCTCAGAAATTGTAAATCATTAGATAGCTCCAAACTATATGATGGTATGTAATTATATGATTAAGGATACatagaaactaaaatactaattgGATAAACCCTTTTATTTGCACCCTAACGGTCGAATTATAGGTGCGTAATTTGAAACTTCTTATTATTGTTCAGTCACCGTTCCTTGACTAATTATCAGATATTTTAACATCACAAAATCAGACAATTAGGGAAAATAAGTGAAGAAAAGAAACCAGTAAATAATTGATCAAAACATTCATTTAATTTGTCTTTTAACACGGCACGGCTAGAGTTATAGATTTCAAACGATAGTTTATAAAAACTTCAGTATTGAAGTGACCACTTGGAGTTTAAGAGTGGAGACGGCTTAAGTGGTTCACAGTGTGGTGGTCTTCTTAGTGGTGGTGCTGGTGGGATTCGACAGCTGGTTGAGGAAGAACAGGCACACCAATGACCGCGGGCGGGATGTAGACGGGCTCAGGTTCATCGACAACATGCACGGGCTCGGGAGCCTCGTCCACCACATGCACAGGCTTAACTGGTACAGCTGCACCCGCGCTCTCAACTGAGTTGATGTTCAAGATAATTTGCACAAGGGGACCCTTAGGA
Proteins encoded in this window:
- the LOC118266464 gene encoding calphotin-like isoform X1, whose amino-acid sequence is MKFLLSFAAVVAVATAGLVPVGPAGPAPAPELVPVGPAGPVPAPEAPETFEPIAIGPAVIDSFEPIAIGPAVIDHFEPIAIGPAVIDHFEPIAIGPAVIDHFEPIAIGPAVIDADSHPISVGPAIIDYPLPDGGVVAEEPVVPGPAVVAPAPAEIATGTPLVQIILNINKASADVSPVAVGPAIVPTPVHVVESAPEPVHVVEVAPEPVQVVETAPEPVQVVETAPVPAEPVVIGVPILPEAVVALPEALN
- the LOC118266464 gene encoding calphotin-like isoform X2, with the protein product MKFLLSFAAVVAVATAGLVPVGPAGPAPAPELVPVGPAGPVPAPEAPETFEPIAIGPAVIDSFEPIAIGPAVIDHFEPIAIGPAVIDHFEPIAIGPAVIDADSHPISVGPAIIDYPLPDGGVVAEEPVVPGPAVVAPAPAEIATGTPLVQIILNINKASADVSPVAVGPAIVPTPVHVVESAPEPVHVVEVAPEPVQVVETAPEPVQVVETAPVPAEPVVIGVPILPEAVVALPEALN
- the LOC118266478 gene encoding calphotin-like; its protein translation is MEKKFNRYFVSRSYNKQHIKMKFLLSFAAVIAVAAAGLVPVGPAGPAPAPEAPEVFEPVAIGPAVIDSFEPIAIGPAIIDSFEPIAIGPAIVPSPEPVAIGPAIIESPEPVAVGPAWIDFPLPDGGAAVAPVEPSPVAVIPGPVSTEVASGTPLVQIILNINKASADVSPVAVGPAVEPTPVHVVDSAPEPVHVVEVAPEPIQVVETAPEPVQVVETAPVPAEPVIIGVPILPEAVVALPEALN